In Archangium violaceum, the following are encoded in one genomic region:
- a CDS encoding acyl-CoA dehydrogenase family protein: MHARTPEQASFAAAIDAFCRAKTGTRAQRDALTGNGTEAHNPALYAQMAELGWLGVGIPSKYGGSDGGMSDICLFAERTAYGLAPVGGYITTAVAAGPYAKFGTEAQRETILGGITRGRVEAVSISEPGAGSDVAAITCRATRTPGGFIINGQKTWCSNAHFADHILLVARTHASSSRHEGLTMFCVPAGTPGMEIRGIPTMGGKEVNDVYFTDCFLPESAVVGTVDQAWPQLMAGLNSERLLLAASMLGRGRRAFDDAVAYVKERKQFGKPVGSFQALKHRIADLATELDCCELLIYRVAAMADEAPERRLPREASMAKLKATETAKRVALEGMQMMGGYGYALEYDMESHLRATVISTVYGGTNEIQRDIIGKTFGL, encoded by the coding sequence ATGCATGCGAGAACACCGGAGCAAGCTTCGTTCGCCGCCGCCATCGACGCGTTCTGCCGCGCCAAGACGGGGACGCGCGCGCAACGCGACGCCTTGACCGGGAACGGTACCGAGGCCCACAACCCCGCCCTCTACGCTCAGATGGCCGAGCTCGGTTGGCTCGGGGTGGGCATCCCGTCGAAGTATGGCGGCTCGGACGGCGGCATGTCCGACATCTGTCTCTTCGCCGAGCGGACCGCGTACGGGCTCGCCCCGGTGGGTGGCTATATCACCACGGCGGTCGCCGCCGGTCCGTACGCGAAGTTCGGGACCGAGGCCCAGCGCGAGACGATTCTCGGCGGAATCACCCGCGGCCGCGTGGAGGCGGTCTCCATTTCAGAACCCGGGGCCGGCTCGGACGTCGCCGCGATCACCTGCCGCGCGACCCGGACCCCGGGAGGATTCATCATCAACGGGCAGAAGACCTGGTGCTCGAACGCACACTTCGCGGACCACATCCTGCTCGTGGCTCGCACCCACGCCTCGAGCTCGCGGCACGAGGGCCTCACCATGTTCTGCGTCCCCGCGGGCACGCCCGGGATGGAGATTCGTGGCATCCCCACGATGGGCGGCAAGGAGGTGAATGACGTCTACTTCACCGACTGCTTCCTGCCCGAGAGCGCCGTGGTCGGAACCGTGGACCAGGCCTGGCCCCAGCTGATGGCGGGGCTCAACAGCGAGCGGCTCCTCCTCGCCGCGTCCATGCTCGGCCGCGGCCGGCGCGCCTTCGATGACGCCGTCGCATACGTGAAGGAGCGCAAGCAGTTCGGCAAGCCGGTTGGTTCCTTCCAGGCGCTCAAGCACCGGATCGCGGACCTCGCCACCGAGCTCGATTGCTGTGAGCTGCTCATCTACCGCGTGGCCGCGATGGCGGACGAGGCACCCGAACGGAGGCTCCCCCGCGAGGCGTCGATGGCGAAGCTGAAGGCGACCGAGACGGCCAAGCGCGTGGCGCTCGAAGGCATGCAGATGATGGGGGGCTACGGCTACGCCCTCGAGTACGACATGGAGTCGCATCTGCGCGCCACGGTGATCTCCACCGTCTATGGCGGCACGAACGAAATCCAGCGCGACATCATCGGCAAGACGTTCGGACTCTAG
- a CDS encoding AMP-dependent synthetase/ligase gives MGSSLAALEAQCQSQANKLTLPLLLKRNAEEYAGAPAISAGDKTLTWAQLREQTAALARGLGALGLSRGERMMLMMSSRPEHWSIDFAAVHLAAIPCTAYQTLSTEQVGYVARHSRATVVVLEGAEEVARWQPVLETLPALKRIIVLDSSAIPAGDARFISFAEVETEGRRLHQADPTVFEDGWRTIRPEDPIAMMYTSGTTGDPKGVVLSHRNAFYEAISVDLAIPIPMQSPSIAYLPLAHIAERELGFYRALYKALHVHICADPAGVVPLMAKVSPPSFFGVPRVWEKLAGGLRAKLGTLEPAQREAILSAHAVALEAFRLEGAGKAVPPELLRKVAEVEARVLKPLRRTLGLDTIEWASSGSAPIPVEILEYLGGFGLKVLEVWGMSETTGCATVSTPADFRVGAVGRPIPGMQLRLAEDGEILVRGPVVFLGYLAADGQIVSAVDADGWLATGDIGTLDPDGFLTITDRKKELLITSSGKNIAPSRLEGMLRAHPLVGQAITIGDGRPYVTALVSLDPDAAPLWAKAHGLAPRSLADLARDPAIRAELESLVASTNARLSRAEQIKRFEVVPEAWSPATGQLTPTLKLKRRVILEQYAERIATLYANA, from the coding sequence ATGGGTTCGTCGCTCGCAGCATTGGAAGCGCAGTGCCAATCACAGGCAAACAAGCTCACGCTGCCGCTGCTCCTCAAACGCAATGCCGAAGAATATGCGGGCGCTCCCGCAATCAGCGCCGGAGACAAGACGCTCACCTGGGCACAGCTACGCGAACAGACCGCCGCGCTCGCCCGCGGGCTCGGCGCGCTCGGGCTGTCGCGAGGCGAGCGGATGATGCTCATGATGTCCAGCCGGCCAGAGCACTGGAGCATCGACTTCGCCGCGGTCCACCTCGCCGCCATTCCCTGTACCGCGTACCAGACCCTGAGCACAGAGCAGGTGGGCTACGTCGCGCGGCACAGCCGGGCCACGGTGGTGGTGCTGGAGGGCGCGGAGGAGGTCGCACGGTGGCAGCCGGTGCTCGAAACGCTCCCGGCGCTCAAACGGATCATCGTCCTGGATTCATCGGCCATCCCGGCCGGGGATGCGCGCTTCATCTCCTTCGCGGAGGTCGAGACCGAGGGACGCAGGTTGCACCAGGCGGATCCCACGGTCTTCGAGGACGGCTGGAGAACCATCCGGCCCGAGGACCCGATCGCGATGATGTACACCTCGGGCACCACTGGCGACCCCAAAGGCGTGGTGCTGAGCCACCGGAACGCCTTCTATGAGGCGATCTCGGTGGACCTCGCCATCCCCATTCCCATGCAGTCCCCGTCGATCGCCTATCTCCCGCTGGCGCATATCGCGGAGCGCGAGCTCGGCTTCTACCGCGCACTCTACAAGGCGCTGCACGTGCACATCTGCGCGGATCCGGCGGGCGTGGTGCCGCTGATGGCCAAGGTGTCTCCCCCTTCGTTCTTCGGGGTGCCGCGCGTCTGGGAGAAGCTCGCCGGGGGCCTGCGGGCGAAGCTGGGCACGCTCGAGCCTGCTCAGCGCGAGGCCATCCTCTCCGCTCATGCGGTGGCCCTGGAGGCCTTCCGGCTCGAAGGCGCCGGAAAAGCCGTGCCCCCGGAGCTCCTGCGGAAGGTCGCGGAGGTGGAGGCCAGGGTTCTCAAGCCCCTGCGCAGGACGCTCGGACTGGACACGATCGAGTGGGCGAGCAGCGGCTCGGCGCCCATCCCCGTCGAGATTCTCGAGTACCTCGGAGGCTTCGGGCTCAAGGTGCTCGAGGTCTGGGGCATGAGCGAAACCACCGGCTGCGCCACCGTCAGCACGCCCGCGGACTTCCGCGTGGGTGCCGTGGGCCGACCCATTCCCGGAATGCAGCTCCGGCTGGCAGAGGACGGTGAAATCCTCGTTCGCGGCCCCGTGGTGTTCCTCGGCTATCTCGCCGCGGACGGTCAGATCGTCAGCGCGGTCGACGCGGACGGCTGGCTCGCCACCGGCGACATCGGCACGCTCGACCCCGACGGCTTCCTCACCATCACCGACCGCAAGAAGGAGCTCCTCATCACCTCGAGCGGGAAGAACATCGCGCCATCCCGGCTCGAGGGCATGCTGCGCGCGCATCCGCTCGTCGGTCAGGCGATCACGATTGGCGATGGCCGGCCCTACGTGACGGCACTCGTCTCGCTCGACCCGGACGCCGCGCCGCTCTGGGCCAAGGCTCATGGCCTCGCGCCGCGGTCGCTCGCCGACCTCGCGCGCGATCCGGCGATTCGCGCCGAGCTCGAGTCGCTCGTTGCCTCGACCAACGCCCGGCTTTCCCGAGCGGAGCAGATCAAGCGCTTCGAGGTGGTCCCCGAGGCGTGGTCTCCCGCGACGGGCCAGCTCACGCCCACCCTCAAGCTCAAGCGCCGCGTGATCCTCGAGCAGTACGCCGAGCGCATCGCCACGCTCTACGCGAACGCCTGA
- a CDS encoding SDR family oxidoreductase, with protein sequence MTSRPLAGRTLLMSGGSRGIGLAIGVAAGRLGANVTLLAKTDTPDPRLPGTVHTAAAEIEAAGGQALAVVGDVRDEAAVQRAVDETVARFGGIDFCVNNASALAPLKTEELPVKRFDLMQQIQLRGTFLLTRAAIPHLRRSPHPHILSLSPPVNLAPRWMGLHPAYTLAKYGMTLLTLGWAAELAEAGIAANALWPRTLIATAAVKNMLGGDTSMQRARSPEIMADAAVAILQRPPRDCTGQTFIDEDVLRAEGITDFTSYGGGPDVLLDLYVDP encoded by the coding sequence ATGACCTCGAGGCCACTTGCGGGACGCACGCTGTTGATGTCCGGAGGAAGCCGCGGAATCGGGCTGGCGATCGGCGTCGCGGCGGGGCGCCTGGGGGCCAACGTCACGCTCCTGGCGAAGACCGACACCCCGGATCCACGGCTGCCCGGGACGGTGCACACGGCGGCCGCGGAGATCGAAGCCGCGGGCGGCCAGGCGCTCGCGGTGGTCGGCGACGTGCGCGACGAAGCGGCCGTGCAGCGGGCCGTGGATGAGACCGTGGCACGCTTTGGCGGCATCGACTTCTGCGTCAACAACGCGAGCGCCCTCGCCCCGCTCAAGACCGAAGAGCTGCCGGTCAAGCGCTTCGACCTGATGCAGCAAATCCAGCTGCGGGGGACGTTCCTTCTGACGCGCGCGGCGATTCCGCACCTGCGGAGATCTCCCCACCCGCACATCCTCTCGCTCTCGCCGCCGGTCAACCTCGCGCCGCGCTGGATGGGCCTGCACCCTGCGTACACGCTCGCCAAGTACGGGATGACCCTGCTCACGCTCGGCTGGGCCGCGGAGCTGGCCGAGGCCGGCATCGCCGCGAACGCCCTCTGGCCCCGAACGCTCATCGCCACCGCCGCCGTGAAGAACATGCTCGGGGGCGACACATCGATGCAGCGGGCCCGCTCGCCGGAGATCATGGCGGACGCGGCCGTGGCCATCCTCCAGCGCCCGCCGCGCGATTGCACGGGGCAGACCTTCATCGATGAAGACGTCCTCCGCGCCGAAGGCATCACCGACTTCACCAGCTATGGGGGTGGCCCTGACGTCCTGCTCGACCTCTACGTCGACCCCTGA